A region from the Oncorhynchus gorbuscha isolate QuinsamMale2020 ecotype Even-year unplaced genomic scaffold, OgorEven_v1.0 Un_scaffold_563, whole genome shotgun sequence genome encodes:
- the LOC124018695 gene encoding long-chain specific acyl-CoA dehydrogenase, mitochondrial-like, with product MLSKAVKACYSGVKNVRRGGQVLSSANARMQHSQPQEGKAPPSNRPETSSAKTLMDIGTRRIFNEDHDMFRESVRRFWTEEVVPYHKEWEKAGMVSRELWQKAGEQGLLGILTPEEHGGIGGDLLSAAVMWEEQMYSNCSGPGFALHSEICMPYISNYGSKEQIDRFIPQMAAGTCIGAIAMTEPGAGSDLQGVRTYAKKDGDDWILNGNKVFITNGCMADMVIVVTVTNREAKTAAHGISLFLVEKGMPGFQAGKKLEKIGLMAQDTAELFFEDVRLPASALLGQANKGFYYLMNELPQERLLIADMAIASSEFMFEETRNYVTQRKAFGKTIAHLQTVQHKLAELKTEICVGRSFLDTCLQLHTEKRLDSQTASMAKYWASDLQNSVATRCLQLHGGWGYMWDYPIAKAFVDSRVQPIYGGTNEIMKELIARSIVSQK from the exons ATGTTGTCGAAAGCTGTCAAAGCGTGTTATTCTGGTGTGAAAAATGTACGTCGAGGTGGACAGGTACTTTCTTCTGCAAATGCCAG AATGCAGCACAGCCAGCCCCAGGAAGGGAAAGCTCCCCCGTCCAATCGGCCGGAGACGTCCAGCGCCAAGACTCTGATGGACATCGGCACCCGCAGAATCTTCAACGAGGATCATGACATGTTCAGGGAGAGTGTCCGACGTTTCTGGACAGAGGAGGTGGTGCCCTACCACAAGGA aTGGGAGAAGGCAGGTATGGTGAGCAGGGAGCTGTGGCAGAAGGCTGGGGAGCAGGGTCTGTTGGGCATCCTCACTCCAGAGGAGCACGGTGGGATCGGAGGTGATCTGCTGTCTGCAGCTGTGATGTGGGAGGAGCA GATGTACTCTAACTGCTCTGGCCCAGGCTTTGCCCTCCACTCTGAGATCTGCATGCCCTACATCAGTAACTATGGCTCCAAGGAACAGATTGATCGCTTCATACCCCAGATGGCTGCTGGTACCTGCATCGGGGCTATCGCCATGACGGAGCCGGGAGCTGGCAG TGACCTCCAAGGTGTCAGGACGTACGCTAAGAAGGACGGCGATGACTGGATCCTCAACGGCAACAAG gtgttcatcaccaacGGCTGTATGGCCGACATGGTGATCGTGGTGACCGTAACGAACCGCGAGGCGAAAACAGCGGCCCACGGGATCAGCCTCTTCCTGGTGGAGAAAGGAATGCCGGGCTTCCAGGCGGGCAAGAAGCTGGAGAAGATTGGCCTGATGGCACAG gACACGGCTGAGCTGTTCTTTGAGGACGTGCGTCTCCCTGCTTCTGCCCTGCTGGGACAGGCCAACAAGGGCTTCTACTACCTGATGAACGAGCTGCCACAG GAACGCCTGCTGATCGCAGACATGGCCATCGCCAGCAGTGAGTTCATGTTTGAGGAGACCAGGAACTATGTGACTCAGAGGAAGGCATTCGGCAAGACCATCGCTCACCTTCAG ACTGTGCAGCACAAGCTGGCAGAGCTGAAGACTGAGATCTGTGTGGGCCGCTCCTTTTTAGACACCTGTCTCCAGCTTCACACAGAGAAACGCCTGGACTCTCAAACAGCCTCTATGGCCAAGTACTG GGCGTCTGACCTCCAGAACTCTGTGGCCACCCGGTGTCTGCAGCTCCACGGAGGCTGGGGCTACATGTGGGACTACCCCATCGCCAA ggCGTTTGTGGATTCCCGTGTCCAGCCCATCTATGGAGGCACCAATGAGATCATGAAGGAGCTGATCGCCCGCAGTATCGTCAGCCAGAAGTGA
- the LOC124018693 gene encoding early nodulin-75-like, translating into MTAELKNILVPARQTWAHLKDHFNHWGEPTTGRPHHWESPPLGDPTTGRPNHWESPPLGDPTTGRPNHWETPPLGDPTTGRPNHWESPPLGELTTGRPHHWESPSLGEPTTGRSHHWETPPLESPPHPTTGRPHHWESPPLGEPTTGDPTTGSPPLGEPTTGRPHHWETPPLGEPTTGRPHHWETPPLGEPTTGRPHHWETPPLGEPTTGRPHHWETPPLGDPTTG; encoded by the coding sequence CAAAGACCACTTCAACCACTGGGGAGAGCCCACCACTGGGAGACCCCACCACTGGGAGAGCCCACCACTGGGAGACCCCACCACTGGGAGACCCAACCACTGGGAGAGCCCACCACTGGGAGACCCCACCACTGGGAGACCCAACCACTGGGAGACCCCACCACTGGGAGACCCAACCACTGGGAGACCCAACCACTGGGAGAGCCCACCACTGGGAGAGCTCACCACTGGGAGACCCCACCACTGGGAGAGCCCATCACTGGGAGAGCCCACCACTGGGAGATCCCACCACTGGGAGACCCCACCACTGGAGagcccaccacaccccaccactgGGAGACCCCACCACTGGGAGAGCCCACCACTGGGAGAGCCCACCACTGGAGACCCCACCACTGGGAGCCCACCACTGGGAGAGCCAACCACTGGGAGACCCCACCACTGGGAGACCCCACCACTGGGAGAGCCCACCACTGGGAGACCCCACCACTGGGAGACCCCACCACTGGGAGAGCCCACCACTGGGAGACCCCACCACTGGGAGACCCCACCACTGGGAGAGCCCACCACTGGGAGACCCCACCACTGGGAGACCCCACCACTGGGAGACCCCACCACTGGATAA